The following nucleotide sequence is from Longimicrobiales bacterium.
CTGGCGGCCGGTCGCGAGCGGGGCCAGCGCCGTCAACGTGGTCCCCATGCCAGCGCATTCCCGGTGGTCAGCGGCGTGCTGGAGGATGGCGCGATTGGCGTCGTTGAACACATCGAGCAGGCGCCGCGCGAGCGTGGCCGGGCGGATGCGCGGCGAGGGGGCGCGCTGGAATGCGCCGTCGAGGACTTCGATGGCTACGCGGCTCGCGACGTTACCCGCGGCGTGACCGCCCATGCCGTCGGCGACGGCGAAAATGCGTGAGCGCGGCCGTACCAGGAGCGCGTCTTCGTTACGGACGCGGCGCCGGCCGCGGTCCGTGATGCCGGCGCTGCTCCAGCTCATGAGTGCAGCTTCGGGCACCGGCACGACCATTGCCACTCCAGAGATACCATCATGAGATTCACTGCCCTGCCCGTGTTCATACTGCTCGCCGCAGCGTGCGGTCCGACGAGTCCGCCGGACAGCTCTCCGCAGGCGACCATCGAGGTCATGGCCGAGATCCGGCCGGGCACCCCGCTCGAAGAGCTGCTCGAGCGGCTCGACCGCCACATCGTCAATGCCATGGCCGGTGAGCTCGAGGGCGACGCGGGCGACGAGTTCCTGCGCGCGGAGGCCATGACCGACCGGCTGCTCGAGGCCCGCATGCCTTTCGAGTGGATCCCGGCAGAAAGCTACAGCCTCGAATCGAAGCTGCGGCAGATTCAGTCGAGTGCCGACCGCATTCTCGCCCAGCTCCGAACCGCGGCACCGCGCCAGCAGATGCTCCGGGACCTGCGCGCGCTGCGCACCGACGTCGCCCGGCTGCGTCAGACGGTCGCGGCCGGCGGCGCGCCCGCACCCGTCCCGGTCGAGCGTCTGCTGAGCGGCGACACCGCGGATATCACGGCTTCGCCAATCAGACCGAGCGGCGCGCCGGATGCCCAGCGACGCACCGGACCGGCGCCGCTCGGCACGCCGGTCCGCAATGACGGGACGCCCTAGCAACCCATAGGCTGCACTTTCCCGGCGTCCCGCGCCAGTATCAGGTGCGATCCTCCCCGCCGCCGCGTTCCGTTTCGCGGATCCGGCACATCCTCTCCAGGCCAGCGAGGTCGAGCCGCGGCCGCCGTTTTCGGCGTAGAACGGGGCGCAAGAGGCATTCCCGATGGGTGATCGCGACGGCAGGGGACTTGACCGGAACCAAGTGCTGCGTTACGGGGTTCTACCGCGCACGCTCCAGAGTCGGTCTGCCGCGAGGGTGCGGGGGCAGAATCCTTGCAGGATGGTCGTCGTCGACGTGACGTCGAGAGGCTCGGGAGCAGCATTGGGGAAGGCGATCGCTACATGGCGGAAATAACAGAGGCACGGAAGCGACGGAAGCGTCGCGGTACCGGCCTATCAGAAGGATTTGCGGGCTCGGCCGAAGATCGGTCCGCGCTCGACCAGTACTTGCGCGAGGTGAGCCAGCACGAGCTGCTGAACGCACAGCAGGAGGTCGAGCTGGGTCGGCGTGCGCAGAAGGGTGATGAGGACGCGGTCCAGAAGCTGGTCCGCGCCAATCTGCGCTTCGTGATCAGCGTGGCCAAGAAGTACCAGAACCGTGGCGTGTCGCTCATCGACCTGATCCAGGAGGGCAACGTCGGTCTGGTTACGGCCGCGCGCAAGTTCGATCCGGAGCAGGGCGTGAAGTTCATTTCGTACGCGGTGTGGTGGATCCGCCAGGCGATCCTGGCGGCACTGGCCAATCAGGGCCGGGCTGTGCGTGTGCCGCTGAATCGCGCGAGTGATCTTGCCCGGATCTTCCGCGAGCGGGAGCGACTGAAGCAGGAGCTGCGTCGCGATCCCACGCTGGAGGAAGTGGCCGAAGCGGCATCACTCACGCCGGAAGTCGTCACATCGCTGTCGACACTGAATTCGGCGGAGATCCGACTGGATGCGCCGATCGGCGACAGCGACGACAGCCAGCTGGTGGAGCGCTTCATGTGGGACGAGGCGCACGAGCCGGAGCAGGCGGTCGAGGAGCGGCTGCTCGCCGAGCACATCGACAAGGCGCTCGAGACACTGACGCCCCGCGATGCGAAGGTCGTCCGGCTCTACTTCGGCCTCGAGGGCGGCCGCGAGCACACGCTCGAAGAGATCGGCAACATGCTCGGCGTCACGCGCGAGCGTGTCCGTCAGCTGCGCGACCGCGCGCTGCGCCGGCTGCGGGAGGGCGAGCTGGGCACGGCGCTGGAGAGCTTCGCCGCCTAGCATCGGCGACGACCGCAACGGCATGGCCTCCGCCACCGTCCTTTCCGCCAGCGGCGGCGTCTACGACGTCGAGCTGGAGGATGGAACGGTGGCGGAGGCTTCTTTGCGCGGGCGCCTGAAGCTTCAGCAGCGCACCGGCGACCGCATCGTGGCTGGTGACATTGTCCACATCGATGTGCAATCCGACAAATCCCTGACAATCGAATCGGTCGAGCCCCGTACGAGCGAGCTGGCGCGACGCGCCCCCGGTCACGGCCGCAAGGCCAAGGTGATCGTCGCGAACATCGATCGGGTGGTGGTGGTGTTCGCCGCCCGCGAGCCCGACCCGAACCGCAGGCTGCTCGACCGCTTCCTCGTGCTGGCGGAGGCGAATCAGCTCGCTTCCCTGATCGTGCTGAACAAGATCGACCAGGCCGATGAATCGGCTGCGGCCGCGTTCCTGGAGCCATATGAGAAGGCCGGCTACGACACGCTGCGCACCAGTGCGAAAACCGGCACCGGCGTGGCGCACCTGCGCGACCGCCTGTGCGGCGCGCGCAGCGTCATCACCGGGCCGTCGGGCGTCGGGAAGTCGAGTCTCCTGAACGTAGTGCAGCCCGGACTGGGACTGCGCATCGGTGATGTCAGCGTCGCCGTGAACAAGGGTCAGCACACGACGGTGAGTGCGCGACTCATCCCCCTGGAATGCGGCGGCTATGTCGCCGACACTCCCGGTCTGCGCGAGCTGGGGCTCTGGGCCATCGAGCCGGAGGAGATTCCGGACTGCTTTCCCGAGTTTGCGGACCTCATCGGTACCTGCCGCTTCGCGCGATCATGCAGCCACACGCACGAACCCGGCTGCGCTGTGCGTGAAGCGGTCGAGCAGGGAGTGGTCGATGCGGGACGGTTCGACAGCTATCGCACCCTGCGCGAGGAAGCCGAGGCCGCGCCTCGATACTGAGCGGCGCGCCGGACGGAGTCGACCGTTCCGTCCGGCGTCGCGCACGGCGCTACGATATGCCGGTGTCTACAGCCCCGTACCGGCCCGGATCCCCAGGTAGAGAACCCTTCCAGGCGTCGGGAAACCGCGGATCTCCTGATACTGACGATCGAGCAGGTTCCGGATCCCCGCGCTCAGATCGATGCTCGGCCCGCCGCCGCGCACGATCCCGTAAACGAAGCCTGCATCGAGCACGGTGAACGCGTTCAGGGACGTACGCACTCCGCTCCATTGCTCCGGGTCACTGAAATCGAGATCATCCCGTTCGCCGACATACCGCGCATCGATCAGCGCCGTCATTGCGGGCGTTATTCGCATGGAGGCGTTGACGGCGGCCTGATGCTCCGGGCGGCGCAGCATTCGCCGGCCCTCCTGGAACGCCATATCGTCGCCGAAGCCGTCGTCTGTCACCCGCGTCGCCGTGAGCGTGTAGCTGGCGTTGATCTTCAGTGCGCCCAGTGCAGCGGCGGCGCTGGCCTCCAGGCCGCGTGCGCGCGCGGCGCCCACGTTGAAGTAATTAGGGTCGTCTGGTGAAGGCGTGGTGAAGGTGTACTGGATGAGATTGCGGAACCGCTGCTCGAACCAGGTCGCACCGAGCGTGAGTCGGCCATCGAGCGCGGCGTATTCGACTCCCGCGTCGCGGCTGTTCGCCTGCTCCGGCTCCAGATCGGGATTTCCGCGACTGTATGCGGTTGCAAAGTTCTCGTAGAACGTCGGCTCCTTGAACGCGGTGCCGACGGAGGCGTGCACGCGCACTGCGCGCGCGAAGCGCCAGCTGAGCGCCGCCCGGCCGGTGCGGAAGGTGCCGAACTGCTCATTGTCATCAATGCGCGCGCCCAGCGTGAGCGATAGTGCGTCCACGGGGGCGCCGTGGAGCTGCGCGTACCAGCCAATGTTGGTCCGTGTCTCGTGCGTGTCGTCGGTGGCAGTACCGAAACCGCTCACGCTCTCGAATGCGGTTTCCGCCTCCTGCCACTCACGCTCGGCACCGAGTGTGAGCACATTGGTTCCGGGCAGTTCGACGTTGACGCGTGCATCGAGCGCGCGCCGCTGCTGCTCGGTCGTGCTCCAGTAGCGGTCGGCCTCGGTGCCGTCGGGCGGGTTCTCGGTGCGTGAATCCGTGTCGTGCAGTGTGCCGAGGACGCGCAGTTCGATGGGAGCGAGGAGGCGATATCCAGCGTCCGCGCTGAACGAGCGCGAGCCGCCGGTCGAGAACTGGTTGCGGTCGACGACGGCGCCGCTGCCGCTGGTCGGGTAGTGGTACTCGTTGTCCGCGACGCGCGAAGTGAGGGCGATGTCGCCGCGCGTCCCGCCGAGCTTCACACGCCCGGCGACATGGGTCCGATCGTAGTCGCTGTTGAACGCGAACAGCCCCGTCGATGCAGTGTGCGCAGCCGAGATGCCGTACTGGACGATGGCACCACCGGCCGCGCGCACGGGTGCACCGCCGGTAAGTGAGGCATCGAAGCCGCGCGTATCGAACGAGCCTGCGTCAGCGGCGTCCTTGTCGCCGCGCGATGCTGTAACGCCAGCCTCGATCCG
It contains:
- a CDS encoding RNA polymerase sigma factor RpoD/SigA — encoded protein: MAEITEARKRRKRRGTGLSEGFAGSAEDRSALDQYLREVSQHELLNAQQEVELGRRAQKGDEDAVQKLVRANLRFVISVAKKYQNRGVSLIDLIQEGNVGLVTAARKFDPEQGVKFISYAVWWIRQAILAALANQGRAVRVPLNRASDLARIFRERERLKQELRRDPTLEEVAEAASLTPEVVTSLSTLNSAEIRLDAPIGDSDDSQLVERFMWDEAHEPEQAVEERLLAEHIDKALETLTPRDAKVVRLYFGLEGGREHTLEEIGNMLGVTRERVRQLRDRALRRLREGELGTALESFAA
- the rsgA gene encoding ribosome small subunit-dependent GTPase A, which codes for MASATVLSASGGVYDVELEDGTVAEASLRGRLKLQQRTGDRIVAGDIVHIDVQSDKSLTIESVEPRTSELARRAPGHGRKAKVIVANIDRVVVVFAAREPDPNRRLLDRFLVLAEANQLASLIVLNKIDQADESAAAAFLEPYEKAGYDTLRTSAKTGTGVAHLRDRLCGARSVITGPSGVGKSSLLNVVQPGLGLRIGDVSVAVNKGQHTTVSARLIPLECGGYVADTPGLRELGLWAIEPEEIPDCFPEFADLIGTCRFARSCSHTHEPGCAVREAVEQGVVDAGRFDSYRTLREEAEAAPRY
- a CDS encoding TonB-dependent receptor, whose product is MKTCLLMSAVALALIPSAAASQTVPQQPDTVQLSELVVTATRLQERIADAPGSITVLRGSALRSNGSRTLADALRAVPGISIAQSAGPGALTSLFIRGGESDYVQVLVDGVQVNEPGGSFDWAHMSTEGIERVEIVRGPASVLYGSDAVSGVIQIFTRAGGTHRIEAGVTASRGDKDAADAGSFDTRGFDASLTGGAPVRAAGGAIVQYGISAAHTASTGLFAFNSDYDRTHVAGRVKLGGTRGDIALTSRVADNEYHYPTSGSGAVVDRNQFSTGGSRSFSADAGYRLLAPIELRVLGTLHDTDSRTENPPDGTEADRYWSTTEQQRRALDARVNVELPGTNVLTLGAEREWQEAETAFESVSGFGTATDDTHETRTNIGWYAQLHGAPVDALSLTLGARIDDNEQFGTFRTGRAALSWRFARAVRVHASVGTAFKEPTFYENFATAYSRGNPDLEPEQANSRDAGVEYAALDGRLTLGATWFEQRFRNLIQYTFTTPSPDDPNYFNVGAARARGLEASAAAALGALKINASYTLTATRVTDDGFGDDMAFQEGRRMLRRPEHQAAVNASMRITPAMTALIDARYVGERDDLDFSDPEQWSGVRTSLNAFTVLDAGFVYGIVRGGGPSIDLSAGIRNLLDRQYQEIRGFPTPGRVLYLGIRAGTGL